The following are encoded together in the Bacillus sp. V2I10 genome:
- a CDS encoding CoA transferase subunit B → MSDSRHKMVKRAVNEIKDGMNVNLGIGMPTLVANEIPDDYNVLLQSENGLLGIGPYPIAGTEDPDLINAGKETVTSVPGASYFDSAESFAMIRGGHIDLAILGGMEVSEQGDLANWMIPGKMVKGMGGAMDLVNGAKRIIVIMEHVNKYGESKVKKECTLPLTGKQVVNRLITELAVFDFADGTMELVELQDGVTIEEVKEKTEASFTISQSLMTAH, encoded by the coding sequence ATGAGTGACAGCAGACATAAAATGGTGAAGCGAGCAGTGAATGAAATAAAAGACGGCATGAACGTAAATCTTGGAATCGGGATGCCTACTCTTGTAGCAAATGAAATTCCAGATGATTATAATGTGCTTTTGCAATCGGAGAATGGCCTGCTTGGAATCGGACCGTATCCGATTGCAGGAACCGAAGATCCAGACCTGATCAATGCAGGAAAAGAAACGGTAACAAGTGTACCTGGCGCATCTTATTTTGACAGTGCAGAATCTTTCGCCATGATACGCGGAGGACATATTGATCTTGCCATTCTAGGAGGCATGGAGGTTTCCGAACAGGGAGACCTTGCGAACTGGATGATCCCAGGAAAAATGGTTAAGGGGATGGGCGGTGCCATGGATCTTGTTAATGGCGCCAAACGGATTATTGTTATTATGGAACATGTCAATAAATATGGTGAATCCAAGGTTAAAAAAGAATGCACTCTTCCTTTGACAGGGAAACAGGTTGTCAACCGCCTAATTACAGAGCTTGCTGTATTTGATTTTGCAGATGGCACGATGGAGCTCGTTGAACTTCAGGACGGGGTGACCATTGAGGAAGTAAAAGAGAAAACAGAAGCCTCATTTACAATAAGTCAATCACTGATGACCGCCCATTAA
- a CDS encoding CoA transferase subunit A, producing MAKGKVLDSFKQAIDMVEDGATLVVGGFGLCGIPEKTILALRDKGVKDLTVVSNNCGVDDWGLGLLLANKQIKKMMSSYVGENKIFERQYLSGELEVELIPQGTLAERMRAGGAGIPGFYTATGVGTKVAEGKEHKDFDGRTYILERGIVGDFALVKAWKADPLGNLVFRKTSRNFNPVAAMAGKITIAEVEEIVETGELNPDEIHTPGIYVQHVLLGANYEKRIERLTVRQA from the coding sequence ATGGCAAAGGGAAAAGTTCTAGACTCATTTAAACAAGCAATTGATATGGTAGAAGACGGTGCAACATTGGTCGTTGGAGGCTTCGGCCTCTGCGGCATACCTGAAAAAACGATTCTTGCTTTAAGAGATAAAGGTGTCAAAGATCTTACTGTTGTAAGCAATAACTGCGGAGTTGACGATTGGGGCCTTGGCTTGCTGCTTGCAAACAAACAGATCAAAAAAATGATGTCTTCTTATGTAGGAGAAAACAAAATTTTTGAACGTCAGTATTTAAGCGGTGAATTGGAAGTTGAGCTGATCCCTCAAGGAACTTTAGCTGAGAGAATGCGGGCTGGCGGAGCTGGAATTCCTGGCTTTTATACTGCAACCGGAGTTGGAACGAAGGTGGCTGAAGGCAAGGAGCACAAAGATTTCGATGGCCGGACGTATATCCTTGAAAGAGGAATCGTTGGAGACTTTGCCCTAGTTAAAGCATGGAAAGCAGACCCGCTTGGTAACTTGGTTTTCAGGAAAACTTCCCGAAATTTTAATCCAGTGGCTGCGATGGCCGGGAAAATTACGATAGCAGAGGTCGAAGAAATTGTTGAAACCGGAGAGCTGAATCCAGACGAAATTCATACACCTGGCATTTATGTTCAGCATGTATTGCTTGGTGCGAACTATGAAAAACGAATCGAACGCCTTACCGTTCGTCAGGCATAA
- a CDS encoding GntP family permease, with the protein MEIIIILLSLSLLMFVAYRGFSVILFAPICALFAVLLTDPSYVLPFFSNVFMEKMVGFIKLYFPVFLLGAIFGKVVEMSGLAESIAKTIVKLVGAKRAILAIVLMGAILTYSGVSLFVVVFAVYPFAKNLFIEADIPKRLIPGTIALGAFTFTMDALPGTPQIQNVIPTTFFKTDIYAAPVLGIIGAIFVLSLGMWYLESRRKKAEKAGEGYAGFHSETAAGLDPELAREKEEAAVSAGTELSVARQILAFVPLILVGVMNKFFTVSFPKWYPNGFDFSAIGLEAFGKIELPSVVAIWSVELALLIGIIATIAFDWKAVTANIKDGLNAGIGGALLAAMNTGAEYGFGGVIAALPGFKTVSNGISSTFTDPLVNGAVTTTTLAGITGSASGGMGIALSAMSDKYLEAIEKFNIPPEVMHRVISMASGGMDTLPHNGAVITLLAVTGLTHRQSYRDIFAITIIKTVAVFVIIAIYSLFGLV; encoded by the coding sequence GTGGAAATCATTATTATTTTACTATCACTAAGTTTACTGATGTTTGTTGCTTATCGGGGATTTTCAGTTATTTTGTTTGCTCCGATCTGCGCTCTGTTTGCAGTATTGCTGACAGATCCGAGTTATGTACTGCCGTTTTTCTCCAACGTGTTTATGGAGAAGATGGTCGGATTCATTAAACTTTATTTTCCGGTATTCTTGCTTGGAGCTATTTTTGGGAAGGTCGTGGAAATGTCCGGTCTTGCTGAATCCATTGCCAAAACGATTGTTAAGCTTGTAGGAGCAAAGAGAGCGATTCTAGCCATTGTTCTGATGGGTGCCATCCTGACATACAGCGGTGTCAGTTTGTTCGTTGTGGTGTTCGCTGTCTATCCATTTGCTAAAAATCTGTTCATTGAGGCAGACATTCCAAAACGTCTGATTCCCGGAACAATTGCTCTTGGAGCTTTTACTTTTACGATGGATGCACTTCCGGGTACGCCGCAAATCCAAAACGTTATCCCGACAACTTTCTTCAAAACTGACATTTATGCAGCTCCTGTTCTCGGGATTATAGGTGCGATTTTTGTCTTGTCACTTGGAATGTGGTATTTGGAATCACGACGCAAAAAAGCGGAAAAAGCAGGTGAAGGGTATGCAGGATTTCATTCAGAGACTGCTGCAGGACTAGATCCGGAGCTTGCTCGTGAAAAAGAAGAGGCAGCTGTTTCAGCAGGAACGGAACTTAGTGTTGCCCGTCAGATTCTAGCCTTCGTGCCACTTATTTTGGTTGGTGTCATGAACAAATTCTTCACCGTTTCTTTTCCGAAATGGTATCCAAACGGATTTGATTTCTCAGCGATCGGACTTGAAGCGTTTGGTAAAATCGAGCTTCCATCTGTTGTTGCGATATGGTCTGTTGAACTTGCGCTATTAATAGGAATCATCGCGACAATTGCTTTTGACTGGAAAGCTGTAACCGCTAACATTAAAGATGGTTTGAATGCTGGAATTGGCGGTGCACTGCTTGCCGCTATGAATACTGGAGCTGAGTATGGATTTGGCGGAGTCATCGCTGCACTTCCTGGATTTAAAACGGTGAGCAATGGGATTTCCTCAACATTTACGGATCCGCTTGTAAACGGTGCTGTGACAACAACCACACTTGCAGGTATCACAGGCTCCGCATCCGGAGGGATGGGAATTGCGCTAAGCGCAATGTCTGATAAGTATTTGGAGGCAATTGAAAAGTTCAATATTCCTCCGGAGGTTATGCATAGGGTTATCTCTATGGCATCAGGCGGTATGGATACTCTGCCTCACAATGGAGCGGTTATTACGCTTCTTGCGGTTACAGGTCTTACTCACCGTCAATCTTACCGTGATATTTTTGCCATTACGATTATTAAGACAGTTGCCGTATTTGTCATTATCGCTATATACAGCCTATTCGGCCTAGTTTAA
- a CDS encoding alpha/beta fold hydrolase gives MPSIKLDSCNSFHYEEFGQGIPVIFIHPPGMGNKVFFYQHNLSKHMRVIFPDLSGHGDSETASHEISIPYYASEILCFMDALNLEKAVICGYSAGCLIAQHLAIYHSERIELLILSGAYPCVDDVSGQILHHSGIYMADNHLNLLIEIISRSHTKDKKMRKMLSGHMKKADKEVWKQYYIHSLQYSCLDKLHLIKMPILFMYGEAGDWSNHYLKLYRNKCKHAEFFLFTNQNHQLPTKKWNIFNEIVTGFVLNRVNFTHKNTISLQRRLF, from the coding sequence ATGCCCTCAATCAAGTTAGACAGCTGCAATTCTTTCCATTACGAGGAATTCGGTCAAGGGATACCGGTAATATTTATTCATCCTCCCGGTATGGGAAATAAAGTGTTCTTTTATCAGCACAATTTGTCAAAGCATATGAGAGTTATTTTTCCGGACTTAAGCGGCCACGGAGATAGTGAGACTGCTTCGCATGAAATTTCGATTCCATATTATGCAAGTGAAATATTATGTTTTATGGATGCTTTAAATCTGGAAAAAGCCGTTATATGCGGATACTCAGCGGGGTGCCTGATCGCCCAGCATCTTGCCATTTATCATTCAGAAAGAATCGAATTGCTCATTTTATCAGGTGCTTATCCATGCGTTGATGATGTATCAGGACAAATATTGCATCATTCCGGCATATATATGGCAGATAATCATTTGAATTTATTAATAGAAATTATTTCAAGGAGTCATACAAAAGATAAAAAGATGAGAAAAATGCTAAGTGGCCATATGAAAAAAGCGGACAAAGAAGTTTGGAAGCAGTATTATATTCACTCTTTGCAATACAGCTGTCTCGACAAACTTCATCTTATCAAGATGCCTATTCTGTTTATGTACGGTGAAGCAGGCGACTGGTCGAACCATTATTTAAAACTTTATCGAAATAAATGCAAACACGCAGAGTTTTTCCTATTTACAAACCAAAATCATCAGCTTCCTACGAAGAAATGGAACATATTCAATGAAATTGTTACAGGATTTGTACTCAATCGAGTGAATTTTACACATAAGAATACCATTAGTTTACAAAGGCGGCTCTTCTAA
- a CDS encoding GNAT family N-acetyltransferase, with protein sequence MKHIEIQLYKTEYFDSINRFSLPENQLQFTALPNQMAEITHEKHPVVILSGMEPVGFFVLHSSDRVKEYTDSPDAMLLTAFSMNHVQQGKGYAFQGMNQLKPFLNQHFPKCNEVVLAVNKRNIPAQKLYQKVGFTDTERRKIGRIGEQLILSLKV encoded by the coding sequence ATGAAACATATAGAGATACAATTATATAAAACTGAATATTTCGATTCTATCAATAGATTCAGCCTCCCGGAGAATCAGCTTCAGTTCACTGCTTTACCAAATCAGATGGCGGAAATAACACATGAAAAACATCCTGTCGTTATTTTAAGCGGTATGGAACCAGTCGGTTTTTTTGTTCTGCATTCAAGTGACAGAGTGAAAGAGTATACTGACAGTCCGGATGCCATGCTGCTGACTGCATTTTCAATGAATCATGTTCAGCAGGGGAAAGGATATGCATTCCAGGGAATGAATCAATTAAAGCCGTTCCTAAATCAGCACTTTCCAAAATGCAATGAAGTTGTACTCGCAGTCAATAAAAGAAATATTCCAGCTCAGAAGCTTTATCAAAAAGTTGGATTTACAGATACGGAAAGAAGAAAGATAGGGAGAATAGGAGAACAATTGATTTTGAGTTTGAAAGTATAA
- a CDS encoding alkaline phosphatase family protein: MKNCALALVTLLIILITGCSANNDQVSPNIIQTKDSSSPKVILLVVDSLMDKPLKKAIHENKAPALEFFLNNGQYSKELVSSYPTMSVTIDSTLLTGTNPDKHKIPGLVWYNEDEQRVISYGNGLLETLKYGVTDMADNSLYQFNNKDLSKNVKTIHEELDDRGKQTASINAVIYRGNYQHTLRVPKIIAKTTSLPDKYNTTGPKILTLGDFLNQDPENNHVINRLGINDAFAVQELTYLLKNKLLPEFTILYFPENDHTVHRKGPKTTDGIEKLDKHLQEILNTYPKWNDALENTVWIIMGDGNQSAVEKNKKKALIDLRDALSDYQHLKLGDQVQKNTEIAITANERMAYIYKLKKDPSIKKIASNLQTDPRIAWIAWKENDMVQVISNESKGTLQFKPGGPYQDRYHQNWEIKGNMDILDVKANSRKQLSYGDYPDGLSRLYGAIHSQEGEFLIADAKPGYEFIGESSPEHTGGGAHGSMHKVDSYAPIIVTGTDRHIDQLRIVDLKNWIIHILEEK, encoded by the coding sequence ATGAAGAATTGTGCGCTAGCTCTAGTAACCCTTTTAATCATCCTGATTACCGGCTGCTCAGCCAATAATGATCAAGTCTCTCCAAACATTATTCAAACAAAGGACTCCTCTTCACCAAAAGTGATTCTTCTTGTTGTGGATTCATTAATGGACAAACCATTAAAAAAAGCGATTCATGAAAATAAAGCCCCTGCTCTCGAATTTTTCCTGAACAATGGTCAGTACAGTAAAGAGCTGGTAAGTTCTTATCCAACTATGTCCGTTACCATTGACAGCACTTTGCTTACAGGAACAAACCCGGATAAGCATAAAATACCCGGTCTTGTTTGGTATAACGAAGATGAACAGCGGGTAATCAGCTATGGGAATGGACTCTTAGAAACCTTGAAGTATGGAGTTACGGATATGGCAGACAACAGCCTCTATCAATTTAATAACAAAGATCTAAGTAAAAATGTAAAAACAATCCACGAAGAACTGGATGATAGAGGAAAACAAACTGCCTCTATCAATGCTGTAATATACAGGGGAAATTATCAGCATACCTTGAGGGTTCCAAAAATTATAGCAAAAACGACTTCCCTGCCAGACAAATACAATACAACTGGACCGAAGATATTAACTTTAGGAGATTTTCTTAATCAGGATCCGGAAAACAATCATGTGATTAATCGATTAGGTATTAATGATGCTTTTGCTGTTCAAGAGTTAACCTATCTTCTAAAAAACAAGCTTCTTCCTGAATTTACAATTTTATACTTCCCCGAAAATGATCATACAGTCCATAGAAAAGGACCTAAAACAACGGATGGGATTGAAAAGCTTGATAAACATCTTCAAGAAATATTGAATACTTATCCAAAGTGGAATGACGCTCTCGAAAACACAGTATGGATTATTATGGGAGATGGTAATCAATCAGCTGTAGAAAAGAACAAAAAGAAAGCCTTGATCGACTTAAGAGATGCCCTATCGGATTACCAGCATTTAAAGCTTGGTGATCAAGTTCAAAAAAACACTGAAATTGCTATTACTGCAAATGAACGAATGGCATATATTTACAAACTGAAAAAGGATCCCTCTATAAAAAAAATAGCCAGTAATTTGCAGACAGATCCTCGAATTGCCTGGATTGCCTGGAAAGAAAACGATATGGTGCAAGTTATTTCAAATGAAAGCAAAGGAACTCTCCAATTTAAACCTGGAGGCCCTTATCAAGATCGTTATCATCAAAACTGGGAGATAAAAGGGAACATGGACATTTTAGATGTGAAAGCAAATAGCCGCAAACAGCTTAGCTATGGGGATTACCCTGATGGTTTATCAAGATTGTATGGAGCCATTCATTCACAAGAAGGAGAATTTCTAATAGCGGATGCAAAACCCGGCTATGAATTCATAGGAGAAAGCTCTCCAGAACATACTGGCGGAGGAGCCCACGGTTCTATGCACAAAGTCGATTCTTATGCTCCTATAATCGTTACAGGAACCGACCGTCACATTGATCAATTACGGATTGTTGATTTAAAAAACTGGATTATTCATATCTTAGAAGAAAAATAA